The proteins below are encoded in one region of Puntigrus tetrazona isolate hp1 chromosome 5, ASM1883169v1, whole genome shotgun sequence:
- the LOC122345741 gene encoding phosphatidylinositol transfer protein beta isoform-like has protein sequence MVLIKEYRIVLPCTVEEYQVGQLYSVAEASKNETGGGEGIEILKNEPYEKDGERGQYTHKIYHLKSKVPGFVKVIAPEGSLVFHEKAWNAFPYCRTIVTNEYMKDDFFIKIETWHKPDLGTLENVHKLDSSTWKSVEVTPIDIADKEQVIPGDYKADEDPAIFHSVKTGRGPLGPSWKRELVNNPDCPRMCSYKLVTVKFKWWGLQNRIESFIHKQEKRIFTNFNRQLFCWIDQWVELDMEDIRRMEEETQKELEELRRQGEVRGTSAADE, from the exons ATGGTGCTCATCAAAGAATA CCGCATTGTTCTGCCCTGTACCGTCGAAGAG tATCAAGTTGGGCAGCTGTACTCTGTGGCGGAAGCCAGCAAGAATGAGACCGGAGGAGGAGAGGGCATAGAGATTTTAAAGAACGAGCCCTATGAAAAGGATGGCGAGAGAGgacaatacacacacaaaatctacCATCTCAAAAG CAAAGTACCAGGCTTTGTAAAGGTTATTGCACCTGAAGGCTCGCTGGTGTTCCACGAAAAAGCCTGGAATGCCTTCCCTTACTGCAGAACAA TTGTAACG AATGAGTACATGAAGGATGATTTTTTCATCAAGATTGAGACATGGCACAAGCCTGACCTTGGAACGCTAGAGAAt GTTCACAAATTGGACAGTTCTACATGGAAGTCTGTGGAGGTCACACCCATTGATATTGCAGACAAAGAACAAGTAATTCCTGGT GACTACAAGGCAGATGAAGATCCGGCTATTTTTCATTCAGTCAAGACTGGCCGAGGACCACTGGGCCCGAGTTGGAAG AGAGAGCTGGTTAATAACCCCGACTGCCCACGAATGTGTTCTTACAAGCTGGTGACGGTCAAGTTTAAGTGGTGGGGCCTTCAGAACAGAATAGAAAGCTTCATTCACAAG CAAGAGAAGAGGATCTTCACCAACTTCAACCGTCAGCTGTTCTGCTGGATTGATCAGTGGGTGGAGCTCGACATGGAGGACATCAGAAGGATGGAAGAGGAGACGCAGAAGGAGCTGGAGGAG cttcgCAGACAAGGTGAAGTGCGAGGAACCAGTGCTGCTGATGAGTGA
- the kat5b gene encoding histone acetyltransferase KAT5b isoform X2, with the protein MADSSVEIIEGCRLPVLRKNQENEDEWPLAEILSVKDIPGRKLYYVHYIDFNKRLDEWVTPDRLDLKKLQFPKKEAKTPTKNGLPGSRPSSPERDVRKSLDLNVQSASAPSRGKTLPTPKRKAEPVSLATQVTAATPVPSLPSSAEASQASVYPAMRNPSFSIKSREDHEQLTSLTTNGTTRRLIPSQPGRKRKNCGGTDEDSQDSSDGVPSAPRMTGSLVSDRSHDDIVTRMKNIDCIELGRHRLKPWYFSPYPQELTTLPILYLCEFCLKYLKSLKCLQRHLTKCNLRHPPGNEIYRKGTISFFEIDGRKNKTYSQNLCLLAKCFLDHKTLYYDTDPFLFYVMTEYDSKGFHIVGYFSKEKESTEDYNVACILTLPPYQRRGYGKLLIEFSYELSKVEGKTGTPEKPLSDLGLLSYRSYWSQTILEILMNLKSENGERPQITINEISEITSVKKEDVISTLQYLNLINYYKGQYILTLSEDIVEGHERAMQKRHLRIDSKCLHFTPKDWSKRGKW; encoded by the exons ATGGCGGACTCATCG GTCGAAATCATTGAAGGCTGCCGGCTTCCCGTGCTGCGgaaaaatcaagaaaatgaAGACGAGTGGC catTGGCTGAAATTCTCAGTGTCAAAGATATTCCTGGGAGAAAGCTTTATTACGTCCACTATATTGACT TCaataagcgcctggatgaatgGGTGACTCCAGACCGCCTGGACTTGAAGAAGCTGCAGTTTCCCAAAAAAGAGGCAAAGACCCCGACAAAGAACGGCCTGCCGGGTTCCCGCCCCAGCTCTCCAGAGAGAGATGTG AGGAAGAGTCTAGATCTCAACGTTCAGTCTGCTTCAGCTCCTTCAAGAGGCAAAACCCTCCCCACACCG AAGAGAAAAGCCGAACCCGTCTCTTTGGCGACACAAGTTACCGCAGCGACTCCAGTGCCTTCACTTCCAAGTTCTGCAGAGGCAAGCCAGGCCTCGGTCTACCCAGCCATGAGGAACCCCTCCTTCAGCATCAAATCCAGAGAAGACCACGAGCAGCTCACCTCTCTCACCACA aATGGCACAACACGTCGTCTTATACCTTCTCAGCcagggagaaaaagaaaaaattgtgGAGGGACAGACGAG GATTCCCAGGACAGTTCTGACGGCGTTCCCTCTGCCCCTCGCATGACCGGTAGTTTGGTGTCGGACCGCAGTCACGATGACATTGTCACACGAATGAAGAACATAGACTGTATTGAGCTGGGCCGACACAGGCTAAAGCCGTGGTACTTCTCTCCATACCCACAGGAGCTCACCACCCTCCCCATCCTCTACCTTTGTGAATTCTGTCTTAAGTATCTCAAGAGCCTCAAGTGTCTACAGAGGCACCTG ACAAAATGCAACCTTCGACACCCGCCAGGAAATGAGATCTATCGCAAAGGAACTATATCCTTTTTTGAAATCGATGGCAGGAAAAACAAG ACATATTCCcaaaatttgtgtttattagcCAAATGCTTCCTGGACCACAAGACCCTGTATTACGACACCGATCCTTTCCTCTTCTATGTTATGACAGAGTATGACTCAAAGGGTTTCCACATAGTTGGCTACTTCTCCAAG GAAAAGGAATCAACAGAAGACTATAATGTGGCCTGCATATTGACGTTACCGCCTTACCAGAGAAGAGGCTATGGCAAACTACTCATTGAGTTTA GTTATGAGCTCTCAAAAGTGGAAGGAAAGACCGGTACTCCAGAGAAGCCTCTGTCTGATCTGGGTCTGCTCTCCTACCGCTCATACTGGTCTCAGACAATTCTGGAAATCCTCATGAACCTGAAATCAGAGAACGGAGAACGGCCACAGATCACAATCAA TGAAATCAGTGAGATCACCAGTGTCAAGAAAGAGGATGTGATATCAACTCTTCAATACCTCAACctcattaattattataag GGTCAGTATATCCTCACCTTATCAGAAGACATAGTGGAAGGTCATGAGCGGGCCATGCAGAAGCGGCACCTCCGTATCGACTCCAAATGCTTACATTTTACTCCTAAAGACTGGAGCAAGAGGGGCAAGTGGTGA
- the kat5b gene encoding histone acetyltransferase KAT5b isoform X1, which yields MADSSVEIIEGCRLPVLRKNQENEDEWPLAEILSVKDIPGRKLYYVHYIDFNKRLDEWVTPDRLDLKKLQFPKKEAKTPTKNGLPGSRPSSPERDVRKSLDLNVQSASAPSRGKTLPTPKRKAEPVSLATQVTAATPVPSLPSSAEASQASVYPAMRNPSFSIKSREDHEQLTSLTTNGTTRRLIPSQPGRKRKNCGGTDEMVKVFQNNKPRCSTVFLPPGEDSQDSSDGVPSAPRMTGSLVSDRSHDDIVTRMKNIDCIELGRHRLKPWYFSPYPQELTTLPILYLCEFCLKYLKSLKCLQRHLTKCNLRHPPGNEIYRKGTISFFEIDGRKNKTYSQNLCLLAKCFLDHKTLYYDTDPFLFYVMTEYDSKGFHIVGYFSKEKESTEDYNVACILTLPPYQRRGYGKLLIEFSYELSKVEGKTGTPEKPLSDLGLLSYRSYWSQTILEILMNLKSENGERPQITINEISEITSVKKEDVISTLQYLNLINYYKGQYILTLSEDIVEGHERAMQKRHLRIDSKCLHFTPKDWSKRGKW from the exons ATGGCGGACTCATCG GTCGAAATCATTGAAGGCTGCCGGCTTCCCGTGCTGCGgaaaaatcaagaaaatgaAGACGAGTGGC catTGGCTGAAATTCTCAGTGTCAAAGATATTCCTGGGAGAAAGCTTTATTACGTCCACTATATTGACT TCaataagcgcctggatgaatgGGTGACTCCAGACCGCCTGGACTTGAAGAAGCTGCAGTTTCCCAAAAAAGAGGCAAAGACCCCGACAAAGAACGGCCTGCCGGGTTCCCGCCCCAGCTCTCCAGAGAGAGATGTG AGGAAGAGTCTAGATCTCAACGTTCAGTCTGCTTCAGCTCCTTCAAGAGGCAAAACCCTCCCCACACCG AAGAGAAAAGCCGAACCCGTCTCTTTGGCGACACAAGTTACCGCAGCGACTCCAGTGCCTTCACTTCCAAGTTCTGCAGAGGCAAGCCAGGCCTCGGTCTACCCAGCCATGAGGAACCCCTCCTTCAGCATCAAATCCAGAGAAGACCACGAGCAGCTCACCTCTCTCACCACA aATGGCACAACACGTCGTCTTATACCTTCTCAGCcagggagaaaaagaaaaaattgtgGAGGGACAGACGAG ATGGTAAAGGTGTTCCAGAATAACAAGCCTCGCTGCTCCACCGTCTTTTTGCCGCCAGGAGAG GATTCCCAGGACAGTTCTGACGGCGTTCCCTCTGCCCCTCGCATGACCGGTAGTTTGGTGTCGGACCGCAGTCACGATGACATTGTCACACGAATGAAGAACATAGACTGTATTGAGCTGGGCCGACACAGGCTAAAGCCGTGGTACTTCTCTCCATACCCACAGGAGCTCACCACCCTCCCCATCCTCTACCTTTGTGAATTCTGTCTTAAGTATCTCAAGAGCCTCAAGTGTCTACAGAGGCACCTG ACAAAATGCAACCTTCGACACCCGCCAGGAAATGAGATCTATCGCAAAGGAACTATATCCTTTTTTGAAATCGATGGCAGGAAAAACAAG ACATATTCCcaaaatttgtgtttattagcCAAATGCTTCCTGGACCACAAGACCCTGTATTACGACACCGATCCTTTCCTCTTCTATGTTATGACAGAGTATGACTCAAAGGGTTTCCACATAGTTGGCTACTTCTCCAAG GAAAAGGAATCAACAGAAGACTATAATGTGGCCTGCATATTGACGTTACCGCCTTACCAGAGAAGAGGCTATGGCAAACTACTCATTGAGTTTA GTTATGAGCTCTCAAAAGTGGAAGGAAAGACCGGTACTCCAGAGAAGCCTCTGTCTGATCTGGGTCTGCTCTCCTACCGCTCATACTGGTCTCAGACAATTCTGGAAATCCTCATGAACCTGAAATCAGAGAACGGAGAACGGCCACAGATCACAATCAA TGAAATCAGTGAGATCACCAGTGTCAAGAAAGAGGATGTGATATCAACTCTTCAATACCTCAACctcattaattattataag GGTCAGTATATCCTCACCTTATCAGAAGACATAGTGGAAGGTCATGAGCGGGCCATGCAGAAGCGGCACCTCCGTATCGACTCCAAATGCTTACATTTTACTCCTAAAGACTGGAGCAAGAGGGGCAAGTGGTGA
- the kat5b gene encoding histone acetyltransferase KAT5b isoform X3: MADSSVEIIEGCRLPVLRKNQENEDEWPLAEILSVKDIPGRKLYYVHYIDFNKRLDEWVTPDRLDLKKLQFPKKEAKTPTKNGLPGSRPSSPERDVKRKAEPVSLATQVTAATPVPSLPSSAEASQASVYPAMRNPSFSIKSREDHEQLTSLTTNGTTRRLIPSQPGRKRKNCGGTDEMVKVFQNNKPRCSTVFLPPGEDSQDSSDGVPSAPRMTGSLVSDRSHDDIVTRMKNIDCIELGRHRLKPWYFSPYPQELTTLPILYLCEFCLKYLKSLKCLQRHLTKCNLRHPPGNEIYRKGTISFFEIDGRKNKTYSQNLCLLAKCFLDHKTLYYDTDPFLFYVMTEYDSKGFHIVGYFSKEKESTEDYNVACILTLPPYQRRGYGKLLIEFSYELSKVEGKTGTPEKPLSDLGLLSYRSYWSQTILEILMNLKSENGERPQITINEISEITSVKKEDVISTLQYLNLINYYKGQYILTLSEDIVEGHERAMQKRHLRIDSKCLHFTPKDWSKRGKW; the protein is encoded by the exons ATGGCGGACTCATCG GTCGAAATCATTGAAGGCTGCCGGCTTCCCGTGCTGCGgaaaaatcaagaaaatgaAGACGAGTGGC catTGGCTGAAATTCTCAGTGTCAAAGATATTCCTGGGAGAAAGCTTTATTACGTCCACTATATTGACT TCaataagcgcctggatgaatgGGTGACTCCAGACCGCCTGGACTTGAAGAAGCTGCAGTTTCCCAAAAAAGAGGCAAAGACCCCGACAAAGAACGGCCTGCCGGGTTCCCGCCCCAGCTCTCCAGAGAGAGATGTG AAGAGAAAAGCCGAACCCGTCTCTTTGGCGACACAAGTTACCGCAGCGACTCCAGTGCCTTCACTTCCAAGTTCTGCAGAGGCAAGCCAGGCCTCGGTCTACCCAGCCATGAGGAACCCCTCCTTCAGCATCAAATCCAGAGAAGACCACGAGCAGCTCACCTCTCTCACCACA aATGGCACAACACGTCGTCTTATACCTTCTCAGCcagggagaaaaagaaaaaattgtgGAGGGACAGACGAG ATGGTAAAGGTGTTCCAGAATAACAAGCCTCGCTGCTCCACCGTCTTTTTGCCGCCAGGAGAG GATTCCCAGGACAGTTCTGACGGCGTTCCCTCTGCCCCTCGCATGACCGGTAGTTTGGTGTCGGACCGCAGTCACGATGACATTGTCACACGAATGAAGAACATAGACTGTATTGAGCTGGGCCGACACAGGCTAAAGCCGTGGTACTTCTCTCCATACCCACAGGAGCTCACCACCCTCCCCATCCTCTACCTTTGTGAATTCTGTCTTAAGTATCTCAAGAGCCTCAAGTGTCTACAGAGGCACCTG ACAAAATGCAACCTTCGACACCCGCCAGGAAATGAGATCTATCGCAAAGGAACTATATCCTTTTTTGAAATCGATGGCAGGAAAAACAAG ACATATTCCcaaaatttgtgtttattagcCAAATGCTTCCTGGACCACAAGACCCTGTATTACGACACCGATCCTTTCCTCTTCTATGTTATGACAGAGTATGACTCAAAGGGTTTCCACATAGTTGGCTACTTCTCCAAG GAAAAGGAATCAACAGAAGACTATAATGTGGCCTGCATATTGACGTTACCGCCTTACCAGAGAAGAGGCTATGGCAAACTACTCATTGAGTTTA GTTATGAGCTCTCAAAAGTGGAAGGAAAGACCGGTACTCCAGAGAAGCCTCTGTCTGATCTGGGTCTGCTCTCCTACCGCTCATACTGGTCTCAGACAATTCTGGAAATCCTCATGAACCTGAAATCAGAGAACGGAGAACGGCCACAGATCACAATCAA TGAAATCAGTGAGATCACCAGTGTCAAGAAAGAGGATGTGATATCAACTCTTCAATACCTCAACctcattaattattataag GGTCAGTATATCCTCACCTTATCAGAAGACATAGTGGAAGGTCATGAGCGGGCCATGCAGAAGCGGCACCTCCGTATCGACTCCAAATGCTTACATTTTACTCCTAAAGACTGGAGCAAGAGGGGCAAGTGGTGA